In the genome of Mercurialis annua linkage group LG8, ddMerAnnu1.2, whole genome shotgun sequence, the window TACATGATGGCTTTGTTTTCTGCTAGTTGTTCTTCTACTAACTCATCCACCATGTCTACCAGCATACATTCACCTCCCGAATTTGGATGGCGTGTGATCTTTCTCATGTCAAACTCAACGCTCTCATCCCCAATCCTCAGAGTCAGCTTGCCATCATGAACATCGATACGAGCTCTGCCAGTGTTCATGAATGGTCGCCCCAATATCATCGGGCACTCCTTGTCCGCTGCATAGTGAAGGACAACAAAATCCACAGGGAATATGAATTTATTGACCTTTACTAGGACATCCTCCACAATCCCATGTGGCTTTTTCAGAGAGTGATCCGCTAGCTGCAACATCACCGGCGTAGCCTGTAcctgttgatcaccaaacatacTACGAAAAAGGGATAAGGTCATAAAATTAATACTAGCACCTAAATCGCAAAGGCAATTGACAGATTGCATGTTACCAATAGTACAAGGGATAGtgaaactccctggatccttaaTCTTGGTCGGTAGACTGCTCAATATGATTGAGCTGCAGTTTTCTGTCATTGGTACTGGTCCCTCTGCATCCCAACTCCgcttgttggtgatgatctccTTGAGAAACTTTGCATAGTGCGGCATCTCTCTCAATGCGTCTGCCAGACTAATGTTAATCTGTAGCTTCTTGaaagtttcaagaaatttgtGAAACTTCCAAGTGTCATGCGGCTTCTTCACTCTGTGTGGGAATGGCACCTTTGGCACAAAATGAGGTGGTGGGGGTTGTTTAGCAACTACCTTTTCAGGTTCGCCACCCTCACACTGTTCCTTTTCCGCCTCAACTGTAGCACGTCCTGCATATGGATCATCCAGTGCTTTCCCACTTCTTAACTCAATAGCTTTGAGATGCACTCTGGGGTTTTCCTCAGTAGTAGATGGTAAACCCCCTTGACTTTTGCTCTGCAGTGCTTTAGCCATCTGCTGATTCTGCACCTCAAGATTATGGATGGTGGCagcatgatttttaaatttctgcTGCGTCTCAGCATCCTTCTTCATAATCATCTCCATCATCTTGTCAAACTTGCTATGGAGAGATTCACCCTGCTCTCTCTGCTGAAAGCCAGGTGGATGCTGTGGCCTAGCATTCTGATGTTGGAAATTCCCTTGGTTCTGGAAGTTTCCATGATTCTGGAAGTTGCCCTGATTATGTTGTGGCCTTTGTCCTCCTTGAAAACTTGGACCTGCCTGATTGTTGGCATTACCCCCATTATCCTTCCATGAAAAGTTCGGGTGATTCCTGCAGCCTGGGTTGTAAGTAGCAGCATATGGATCATTACTCTGTCTCTGTCCTCCAACAAAATTGACCTGCTCATTAAATGCCTGTCCCATCACATAGCATTCACTTGACACATGAGTAGGATCTCCACATACTTCAGAGCTACTTTGTATTGCAACAACATTTCCCATATTCATCCCTGCAGTGTGCCTCATAAGAATATCCACCTGAGCCTGCAGTGCAGCATTCTTTGCTTTCAGACTCTCTACAGCCGGATCAGCGGTGACTGCCATTACTCCTTTCTGCACCGGTACTCTTGCCCTTTCATTCGGCCAAGTACACCCATTCATAGCCATCTCATCTAATAAAGTGAAGGCTTAATCAGTTGTCTTCCTCATCAGTGACCCGCCTGCAGCTACATCTATAGGGCTTCTGCCCAACTCAGTGGACCCATTGTAAAAGTTCTGGATTAGATTTTCCCTGGTGATGTGATGATGGGGAACTTTCCTCTGCATCTCCTTGTAACGCTCCCACACTTCATGTATTGATTCTCATCGTGTTGTTGATAGAGCATAAGATCCCTTGTCAACTTTGCAGTCTTTGCCATGGAGAAGTACTTGCTCATGAAAGCTTTTTCCAAGTCTGCCCAAGTGTTCACCCCTGCTCTAGGTAAAGCATGAATCCATTGCTTCGCCTTATCCCTCAGAGAAAATGGGAATAGGCGCAACCATACCTCATCCTCAGTCATGTTACTGATCTTGAAAGTACTGCACACCTCTAGGAAATTTCCCAGATGTGCATTCGGGTCTTCAGTAGGCAGACCATAGAACTAACAACGAGCCTCTAAGAGTTGGATGAAACTCGTCTTGATTTCATATTGAGGTGTATACACAGGATGAGCAAAATAGCCATGAGTTGGCGCTCTCTGCCCATTGTTATTCTAGCCTTGTGCATTCTGCGGATTCTGCTGATTTTGATTCTGCGGGATCACTCTGTTATCACCCGCATTGTTGAATCCAGGAGGAACATCATTTTCGTTCTCCATATTGAGATTCCTTTGAGTTGAGCGTGTTGATTTTCTGACACTGCGCTCAAAggtagtgcacgtcgtgcataAAGAGTGCACGATGAGAGCACTTCCTTGTAACTGCCAAAAGGTCATTGATTCTtgctccaaacgtttcccggcTCTCTCGCAAATCCAAAATCGCTCTAATAAGCTCCAAAACTGTCCATTTGCGTGCATATACCTGAAATGCTTGGACTTAATAATAAGAACAAAAACTAACATAATTTCGACATCAAATACGCAATAAAAAGACCTGAAAGTACctagaaaataggagtatttctactcctatcaataaGGATGTATCCACTTTCCCCTGAGGCGTTTATAAGTGCAAGCCTTCCATGGACAGGCTACTTAGGGCCATTTTTCTTCTAATAAACCCAGAACCAAAAGGCTCCacataaaattcaaaacaagCTCCACAGCCTTCAAAACAAGCCTCAGAGCTTTCAAAACGAGTAACAAAGGATCAAACAAGTCCTAGAGAACGAAAGTCAGAGACCGGAAGATAAGAAACCTTCCGGAGGATAAACAGACAGATTAGATATACAGTAATCCCAAAGGACGAATAGGCAGAATTCAGCAATACAGAAACCCCAGACAGAGGACCGGAATTATCCCaaataaaagtcaaaaatacagcCAACCCAGAGTATTCGTACAAGTCCCAAAaccttcagacaagacccagagccttcagatgAGTCCGAGAGCCTTCAAATAAAAGACCTGGAGCTTTCagacaagtcccagagccttcagacaagtcctagagccttcagaACAAGTCCTAGAGAATCAGAACAAGCCATAGTAGATCAGAACAAGccctagagccttcagacaagacccagagccttcagacaagacccagagccttcaaaTTAGTCCTAGAGTCTTCAGACAAGACCTAGAGCCTTCAAgcaagtcccagagccttcataATAAACCCAAAGAATCAGGGAAAAGGCTCAGAAGAATGGATCCAAAAGAGTTAGACTCCTCAAATGGTATAAAGACGCCGAAGAATGGTAGAAAGACACCTAGATACGGCATAAAGACGCCGAAGAATGGTAGAGAGACACAAAGATATGGCATAAAGATGCCAAGGAACGGTAGAGAGACACCAAGATACGGCATAAAGACGCCAAGGAACGGTAGAGAGACACCAAGATACGTCATAAAGACGCCAAAGAACGGTAGAGAAACACTGAAACATGGTAGAGAGACACCACAAGTGGAAAAAAGACGCCAAAGCCTGATGGAAAACATCAGCAtatggtagaaagacaccgaagcctggtagaaagacaccagcaTCCGTTAAGGGTGGAATGATTAACGGAATCCAGACACCTATGCAATATAGGTGGCCTTTGGGACGGCCAAGGGATCCTGTCTGTCTATAAGAAAGTCTCGGACAGGACATGATGGATATCACACCTGAAACAGTACTAGAAGACTGCAACAAGACGCAGGTCTCGAACAATAAGACCAGTCGCAGGTCCCTGACCCGGAACCTAACAGTAACTAACTAGTAACACGGATAAGTCAATCTTCCCTAAAGATCAGGGATAAGGACAAAGAACATCTCATCATATCCAGAAGATGAGATCAGAATAAAGGAGAAGACTCCTAACACATTACAATGACAATGGTGTATATAAACCGAGCCCTAAGTCAGGTAAACCTAATTTCACTCATATTCACTCTCAACACTACTCCAatctatctgacttaggcatcggagggtattTGAGCCAACACTGGCTCGAATCCCTCTAACCTATTTTCCTTTGTAGGTTGGATCAAACTCGGACCGGCAGTTCAAGAACCattatttggcgccgtctgtgggaacgattAGTTTGTTTTCTACGCATCTAAAAATTCTTAATTCTGGTTTTTTGCCGAGAGGATGAATAACGAGGAAGAACCACCGCCGCCAGGAGTGGTGGTAACAATGGGAGCCCTGCCCATAAGCAGCGGCCCAATTCTTCCCACTATAGCCAGCACCGGAGGAGGAGTTGCACCAGGAATCAACCTTGCTCCCCCAACAACAGAAGTGCCGTACGACATTACTCCATTGCCCCTAAGAAGGGGAATTCCGGGGCAGACGCAGTCCCCATGGGGTTATTACACCCCCCAATATCAAGCACCAATGACGTATCCGCAATCAGGGTGGTACCCAGGATATCCTCCTTGGAGTCATCCCAGTTACCAAGGATACCAGAGACCAGTCAACCCAATCCTGTTCCCGTCGCTAGACACAGAAGGGACAGTGACATCGACTACAACTGTTCCGCCATACGTACCACAAGGCGTACCGTTTCCTCCATTATAACATGAAGCAGTAATGAAAAGTGTTAATGATTTTCAGGATTACTTGGTGGGACTAGCCAACCAGTCAGCAGAACGACATGCAGGGAAGGAAGCACAACCTACGATCCCCGTGGAAAGACGCAGACTCGAAGCCCAGACGCAACGTAGAGGAACGAAAGACGGAGCGAGGAGAGGGCGGTCTGAGCCAGTGCCTCAGCGGAAAGACGCAGACAAAGATAAGGCGGACGCTCTCCCACGAAACAAAGAAGGAGAATTGGGGAACAAAGAGAAGGGTGCAGGCGCAGAGGCAACAAAGAGCAATCGGATCCACCTTGACGATGATCCCGTATCCAAGGAGGCCGTATCAGCGCATAAAAAGAAGAAGGCTGGAGAGAAAGACAGAGAAAGCCACTCCTCAAACAGGAGAAGAGGAGCAGAGGAGCAAATAGACATCGACGAAAAGATCAATAACGCAATGAGAAAATTTCGAGAGGAAGGAAAGGGAGGAGACGAAGACAAGGAGGACGAAGACTCACACCTCAAATCTGAAATTCAACTGGTACGGTTCCCTTCGAGATTTAAATTACCAACATTTGACTCTTTTGATGGAACAGGAGACCCGAAGAGCCACATCTCTAAGTTCAAAACAATTATGATGCTACAAGACGTGACAGACCCAAATGCTCTGTAGAGTGTTCCCAGCAACACTGCAAGGTTCGGCACAGAAGTGGTACTCACACCTCAAAGCTGGCTCAATCGGTTCCTTCTCTGATCTGGCCACAGGATTCAAAGCACGCTTCCGGACCAACATTCCCCTGCAAAAAAGTTCCAGCGACCTGAGAAAATACAAACAAGGAGACCAAGAGACATTGAAAAATTTTGTTGAAAGATTCAATAAAGAGGCAGTCCAGAACGAGAATCTCAACCACGACACAGCCATAGAGGCTATGAAGATTGGAACCCGATTTGAAGAGCTCCGGGACAAAATCCTGATGAAAAAGCCAACCACCTTCCAGGACTTGATGCTGATAGCACACAAGTATGTGGAACTAGACAAAGCAAGGAGAACTCTAACCAAGCAATCGGAAACAACGAAACAATACAGCTCCAGGTATCGGGGAAAGAAGGAAGAGGAGAGACCCCGGACACAGAGATTTGGAGGATTGAGCAGACCTTACGATTTCACGCCATTGAACCGAGCTCCAGTCTATATACTTAGCTGGATGAAACAAAATCGAGTAATGTTCAATGCCCCCAGAAGGATGGACCTAGACAAAGAACGGGACAAGAGCAAGTATTGTCGTTTTCATGAAGGTTACGGCCACGACACAGATCGCTGCTGGGATCTTAAGAGAGAAATAGAACAACTAATCCAATCTGGCGTGCTAAGAAAATTCGTCCATGAAAAGACTGGAGAAAAAAGGAAAGGAGACGCCACCGAAAAAGAAGAACAGATGAAGAAAGCCAAAGAAGTCGCAGGCGTAATACATGTCATCGATGGAGGAGACCCTTATTGCAACTCccaaaagaagaaaaggaacCGAAGAGGTTCTGCGACGATCTTCGCAATTGAGAGGGAAGTAACACAGGAAGTCTCATTCGGCCCAGAAGATGGTGGACACGTACGAGGACCTCATAATGACGCATTGGTGATAGAGGCGGTCATACGAAACCACCTGGTCAAACGTATCTTGATAGATGAAGAAAGTTCGGTGAACTTACTAACCCTGGAGGCCTTTAAGGAAATGAAAAGATCGATTACCAACTTACGAAAAGCGTCTGTCCCACTCATCGGACTCGGAGGAAAGCCTATTCGGCCAGAAGGAACTGTGAACCTGTATGTAGAGCTAGGGGAGAAGACCGAAGGGCCACTCAAGAAACTACATGCCCAGTTCAATGTGGTGGATCTACCTCTAGCATACAACGGAATCCTTGGCAGACCTTTCTTGTACCAATCAAGCGCAATAACCAGTATTAGGTTACTGACCTTAAAGATACCTACCCCAGAGGGAACAGTGGTAGTAGGGGGAAGCCAAGAAATGGCCAGGGAATGCTGCATGATAACAACAGAAGATAGAGAAAGCCTACCAATCGCCACTTTCCCTGGGATAGTCGCAGACGAAGAAGAAGTAGGAGGCGCAGAACCAGTCGGAGACATGGAGGACTTCAAAATAATTGCGACCAAGGTAGTAAAGATAGGGACAGAGGTCCcaaaagaagtaaaagaagaaatacAGTCCGTCCTAAAGAACAACTCAGAGTCATTCGCTACAGAACCAGCAGAAATCAAAGGAGTCGACCCAAAAGTGGCTTCACATAAGCTAAATGTAAAACCAGGGAGCAGACCCGTAGTGTAGAAGAAACAGCGATTCACAGAAGAAAGACAGAAGGTCATCGCAGACGAAGTTAGGACATTGGAAGTGGCTGGTTTCATTCGAGAAGTTTTTTACCCAGACTGGTTAGCAAATGTTGTCCTAGTCAAGAAGTCAAATGGAAAATATCGAATGTGCGTGGATTTCACTGACTTGAACAAGGCTTGTCCCAAAGATAGTTACCCGCTCCCAAGCATAGACCAGTTAGTAGACTCAACCGCGTGCTACCTCTTGTACAGTTTCATAGACGCAGCGCAAGGGTACCACCAGATACCCATGGACAAagaagatcaagagaagactTCCTTTGTGACAGACCAAGGGACGTACTGCTACAACGTCATGCCATTTGGACTAAAGAATGCCGGAGCAACGTACCAGAGATTGgtaaatttcatgttcaaagatcaGTCAGGAAGGAACGTAGAAGCCTACGTGGATGACATAATTGTAAAGAGCCTTACGGAGGAGACACACGCCCGAGACCTAGAAGAGGCCTTCTCAGTCTTAAACAAATTCAGAATGAAGCTCAACCCAGCCAAGTGCGCCTTAGGAGTCAGAGCAGGTAAATTCCTAGGATACCTGATCAGCCAACGGGGAATAGAGGCTAACCCTGAAAAGATCCAAGCTATAGCAAACATGAAGGCTCCGCAGAACATCAGAGAAGTGCAAAAGTTGAATGGCCGTGTCACAGCACTGGGACGCTTCATCTCTTCATCGGCTAAAAAATGTTTACCATTTTTTAAGCAACTAAGGAATATGAAAAAATTCACTTGGGATGAAGAGTGCCAGAAAGCATTTGAGAATCTAAAGTCTTTCCTGACCCAACCACCACTACTGAGCAGACCCATCACGGGAGAGACGCTATACCTATACCTCTCAGTAGGGAAAGAGACAATTGCATCCGTCCTAGTCCGAGAAGAAGGGGAAGAACAGCAACCTATCTACTATGTAAGCAGGATGCTTAAAGGCGCAGAGCTCAACTACCCAACCATTGACAAGTTGGCATTAGCGGTAGTGGTTACGACAAAGAAGCTCAAACCATACTTCCAAGGGCACACAGTCATTGTCCGTACAAATCAACCTTTACGCAAAGCTCTCCATAGCCCGGAATCATCTGGAAGGCTAGTAAGCTAGTCGGTACAGCTGGGAGAGCACGATATCATGTACGAGCCAAGAAAGACGCTGAAGGCACAGGCACTGGCAGATTTCGTCGCAGAA includes:
- the LOC126661805 gene encoding uncharacterized protein LOC126661805; the protein is MAMNGCTWPNERARVPVQKGVMAVTADPAVESLKAKNAALQAQVDILMRHTAGMNMGNVVAIQSSSEVCGDPTHVSSECYVMGQAFNEQVNFVGGQRQSNDPYAATYNPGCRNHPNFSWKDNGGNANNQAGPSFQGGQRPQHNQGNFQNHGNFQNQGNFQHQNARPQHPPGFQQREQGESLHSKFDKMMEMIMKKDAETQQKFKNHAATIHNLEVQNQQMAKALQSKSQGGLPSTTEENPRVHLKAIELRSGKALDDPYAGRATVEAEKEQCEGGEPEKVVAKQPPPPHFVPKVPFPHRVKKPHDTWKFHKFLETFKKLQINISLADALREMPHYAKFLKEIITNKRSWDAEGPVPMTENCSSIILSSLPTKIKDPGSFTIPCTIGNMQSVNCLCDLGASINFMTLSLFRSMFGDQQVQATPVMLQLADHSLKKPHGIVEDVLVKVNKFIFPVDFVVLHYAADKECPMILGRPFMNTGRARIDVHDGKLTLRIGDESVEFDMRKITRHPNSGGECMLVDMVDELVEEQLAENKAIM